One window from the genome of Nicotiana sylvestris chromosome 9, ASM39365v2, whole genome shotgun sequence encodes:
- the LOC138877443 gene encoding uncharacterized protein, whose amino-acid sequence MEIFTKSYDVKVWRVIKKGNYPLPAITPPLAGPDDIDSYSKEQLEEVQVNNKARNLLHNAISDEKYEKILSCDTTKEMWDKLEGTYEGTSKVKETHINMLVHDYELFSMKEGESIEEMFARFIKLISDLKAFGKPYTSGNQVRKILRSLPTTWQTKVVTLESQDLNKLSYDELRGELIAFERMHLKKTNQEEKKKIVAFKTSTEMTENEIDDPEALQEEIAMMSRSMDGLMIRYKNTKKGRYPPRRSRQYNEQDKNDGKCYKCGKFGHIQAECPELKKKISRGFNKNKSFGRWSDEDDSDHEEIANLCFMTILENEINKTSGCWTDEDDSDDENENCFMARGKTSEVRSYDCERCNGLQDILDSTLKESQK is encoded by the coding sequence ATGGAAATCTTTACTAAATCTTACGATGTCAAAGTCTGGAGAGTCATCAAAAAGGGAAACTATCCCCTACCGGCTATCACTCCACCACTTGCTGGTCCTGATGATATAGATTCATACTCAAAAGAGCAACTGGAAGAAGTACAAGTGAATAACAAGGCAAGAAACCTGCTTCATAATGCTATaagtgatgaaaaatacgagaaaATATTGAGTTGTGACACAACCAAAGAGATGTGGGACAAACTTGAGGGAACCTATGAGGGAACCAGCAAAGTAAAGGAAACACACATCAACATGCTAGTTCATGATTATGAACTCTTCTCAATGAAAGAAGGAGAATCCATTGAAGAGATGTTTGCCAGGTTCATCAAATTAATTAGCGACTTAAAGGCATTTGGCAAACCCTACACCAGTGGTAATCAAGTAAGAAAAATTCTCAGAAGTCTGCCAACCACTTGGCAGACCAAAGTAGTCACACTGGAATCTCAAGACCTAAACAAATTATCCTATGATGAACTACGAGGAGAACTCATTGCTTTTGAAAGAATGCATCTGAAAAAGACAAatcaagaagagaaaaagaaaatagttgcGTTCAAAACCTCTACTGAAATGACTGAAAATGAAATTGATGATCCTGAAGCTCTACAAGAAGAGATTGCTATGATGTCTCGAAGTATGGATGGATTGATGATAAGATACAAAAACACAAAGAAAGGAAGATACCCACCAAGACGATCCAGACAATACAACGAACAGGACAAGAATGATGGAAAATGCTACAAATGTGGAAAATTTGGGCATATTCAAGCTGAATGCCCAGAACTGAAAAAGAAGATCTCTAGAGGCTTCAACAAGAACAAATCCTTCGGAAGATGGAGCGATGAAGATGACTCTGACCATGAAGAAATAGCAAATCTTTGCTTCATGACAATTctggaaaatgaaataaacaaaactTCAGGATGCTGGACAGATGAAGACGATTCAGATGACGAGAATGAGAACTGTTTCATGGCACGAGGTAAAACTAGTGAGGTAAGATCTTATGACTGTGAAAGATGTAATGGATTGCAGGATATTCTTGATTCAACCTTGAAAGAGTCTCAAAAATGA